A genomic stretch from Triplophysa dalaica isolate WHDGS20190420 chromosome 4, ASM1584641v1, whole genome shotgun sequence includes:
- the ephb4a gene encoding ephrin type-B receptor 4a isoform X2: protein MELFSRNAAGLWIILLECLFNTLAEEEVLMNTKAETSDLKWTTYSRSRSEWEEISGLDEENNSVRTYQICQADGSSSHWLRSKLIERRGASQVYVELRFTMIECSSRNTHHRSCKETFNLYYYQSDTDDATATYPAWMENPYVKVDTVAADFLLRKGGEKKFNVKTLRLGPLTERGFYLAFQAQGACMALLSVRVFFKKCPALTRSLSVFPETLPRSLVQEAAGQCVANAAQPGTNPRPPKMFCGEDGQWVDQPTTTCTCLPGYEASVGDLECRACPAGHFKMGSGSGPCSACPDSSHTGETGSASCVCRPGYHRAPTDSPDTPCTRPPSSPRSLVPQVNDTSVTLEWSEPLESGGRSDLAYSVECRMCPTPGSPCTPCRDGVTYRPSQSGILTRRVSIWGLRPHTSYSFKVMALNGVSTLSAMEAEGETINVTTSPNVPVVVAGLRKSTATESSLTLYWATPTQSHYSIQQYQLRYCEKERGSEENSCHYMESDSNQVVLSNLRRATQYEVQVRARTFAGYGSFGQAVVFRTLPDDASSSPLLVTGVLIAMGMLLLIIVIGVAIYCIRKQNHSKDLELSDKNGQYLMGQGVKVYIDPFTYEDPNEAVREFAKEIDVSFVKIEEVIGAGEFGEVCRGRLRIPGKKENYVAIKTLKGGYTDKQRRDFLSEASIMGQFQHPNIIHLEGIITASCPVMILTEFMENGALDSFLRLNDGQFTPIQLVGMLRGIASGMKYLSEMSYVHRDLAARNILVNSNLVCKVSDFGLSRFLQENSSDPTYTSSLGGKIPIRWTAPEAIAFRKFTSASDVWSYGIVMWEVMSFGERPYWDMSNQDVINAIEQDYRLPPPPDCPTYLHQLMLDCWQKERTARPRFANIVSALDKLIRNPASLKITAQEGAGPSHPLLDQRSPLTPSSCGTVGDWLRAVKMERYEESFLQAGYTSMQLLAHITTEDLLRLGVTLAGHQKKILSSIEALGIQNKTPGNVLY, encoded by the exons ATGGAGCTTTTCTCCAGGAATGCGGCCGGACTTTGGATTATCCTGTTGGAGTGTCTGTTCAATACACTGGCGGAGGAAG AGGTCCTGATGAACACCAAGGCGGAGACGTCGGATCTCAAGTGGACAACGTACTCTCGATCCAGATCCGAG TGGGAGGAAATAAGCGGTCTAGACGAGGAGAACAACAGTGTCAGGACCTATCAGATCTGTCAGGCCGACGGCTCGAGCAGTCATTGGCTGCGCAGTAAGCTGATCGAGCGGCGCGGGGCGTCGCAGGTGTACGTTGAGCTGCGCTTCACCATGATCGAGTGCTCGTCGAGAAACACGCACCACCGATCCTGCAAAGAAACCTTCAACCTCTACTACTACCAGAGTGACACGGACGACGCCACGGCAACTTACCCTGCGTGGATGGAGAACCCATACGTCAAG GTTGACACCGTGGCTGCCGACTTCCTGCTCCGTAAAGGTGGAGAGAAGAAGTTTAACGTGAAAACGCTGCGTTTGGGACCCCTGACCGAACGCGGGTTCTACTTGGCGTTCCAGGCCCAGGGAGCGTGCATGGCCCTTCTGTCTGTACGTGTTTTCTTTAAGAAGTGTCCGGCCCTCACACGCTCACTGTCCGTCTTCCCGGAGACGCTCCCACGCTCGCTGGTCCAGGAGGCGGCGGGTCAGTGCGTGGCGAACGCAGCTCAACCTGGCACCAATCCCAGACCGCCGAAGATGTTCTGCGGAGAAGATGGACAGTGGGTAGACCAGCCCACCACAACCTGCACTTGCCTGCCGGGATACGAGGCCAGCGTCGGAGATCTGGAGTGTAGAG cGTGTCCCGCGGGTCATTTTAAGATGGGTTCAGGTTCTGGCCCGTGTTCTGCGTGTCCTGATTCCAGTCACACAGGAGAGACGGGTTCCGCCTCATGCGTGTGTCGCCCCGGTTACCATCGGGCCCCCACCGACAGCCCTGATACACCCTGCACAC GTCCACCCTCGTCTCCCCGCAGCCTCGTTCCTCAGGTCAACGACACGTCTGTCACTCTGGAGTGGAGCGAACCGTTAGAGAGCGGGGGCCGTTCTGACCTCGCGTACAGCGTGGAGTGCCGCATGTGCCCGACCCCTGGGAGCCCGTGCACGCCCTGCAGAGACGGCGTCACCTATCGGCCGTCACAGAGCGGGATACTCACCCGGCGCGTCAGCATCTGGGGTCTCCGACCTCACACCTCCTACAGCTTTAAAGTGATGGCTCTCAATGGGGTCTCCACTCTGAGTGCTATGGAGGCGGAGGGGGAGAccatcaacgtcaccaccagtCCCAACG TTCCTGTCGTGGTGGCTGGATTGAGAAAGAGCACAGCAACAGAATCCAGTTTAACGCTGTACTGGGCCACACCGACCCAATCCCACTATAGCATCCAGCAATACCAGCTACGCTACTGTGAAAAG GAGCGTGGCTCTGAAGAGAACTCCTGTCATTACATGGAAAGCGACAGCAATCAAGTCGTGTTGAGCAACCTGCGGAGAGCGACACAGTACGAGGTGCAAGTCCGAGCTCGCACCTTCGCCGGCTACGGCAGCTTCGGTCAAGCTGTGGTCTTTCGTACACTGCCTGATG ACGCTTCATCCTCTCCTCTGCTTGTCACCGGGGTCCTTATAGCCATGGGGATGTTGCTGCTCATAATCGTCATTGGTGTCGCCATCTACTGTATCAG GAAGCAAAATCACTCCAAAGATCTTGAACTCAGTGACAAAAATGGCCAGTACCTCATGGGTCAAG GCGTGAAAGTCTACATTGACCCATTCACTTACGAAGACCCTAATGAGGCGGTGAGGGAGTTCGCCAAAGAGATCGATGTCTCGTTTGTCAAAATCGAGGAGGTTATTGGGGCAG GCGAGTTTGGCGAGGTGTGCCGAGGACGCCTGAGGATTCCCGGTAAGAAAGAGAACTACGTGGCCATCAAGACCCTTAAAGGTGGATACACAGACAAGCAAAGGCGGGACTTCCTGTCAGAAGCGTCAATCATGGGCCAGTTCCAGCACCCCAACATCATCCACCTGGAGGGCATTATAACAGCCAGCTGTCCCGTCATGATCCTCACCGAGTTCATGGAGAACGGAGCTCTGGATTCTTTCTTAAGA CTAAACGACGGCCAGTTCACTCCGATCCAGCTAGTCGGTATGCTGCGTGGTATTGCATCCGGGATGAAGTATCTGTCAGAGATGAGCTACGTACATCGCGATCTGGCGGCACGTAACATTCTAGTCAACAGTAATCTGGTGTGCAAGGTGTCCGACTTCGGCCTGTCGAGATTCCTACAAGAGAATTCATCCGACCCAACGTACACCAGCTCACTG GGTGGTAAAATTCCAATCCGCTGGACCGCACCCGAAGCCATCGCCTTCCGCAAATTTACCTCCGCATCGGACGTCTGGAGTTACGGGATTGTCATGTGGGAAGTGATGTCATTTGGAGAGAGACCCTACTGGGACATGAGCAACCAAGAT GTGATCAATGCCATTGAGCAGGATTACCGGCTGCCCCCGCCCCCCGATTGCCCCACATACCTGCACCAACTGATGTTAGACTGCTGGCAGAAAGAGAGGACGGCACGGCCGCGTTTCGCTAACATCGTCTCGGCACTCGACAAGCTCATTCGCAATCCAGCATCACTTAAAATCACCGCCCAAGAAGGGGCAGG cCCCTCTCACCCTCTGTTAGATCAGCGCTCACCCCTAACGCCCTCCTCCTGTGGGACGGTGGGTGACTGGCTCAGGGCCGTAAAGATGGAGCGCTACGAGGAAAGTTTTCTTCAGGCTGGATACACGTCCATGCAGCTGCTCGCTCACATCACCACAGA ggaTCTTCTGCGTTTGGGAGTAACTCTGGCCGGTCATCAGAAGAAGATTCTGTCTAGCATCGAAGCTCTCGGGATTCAGAACAAAACTCCAGGGAACGTGTTGTATTGA
- the ephb4a gene encoding ephrin type-B receptor 4a isoform X1 codes for MELFSRNAAGLWIILLECLFNTLAEEEVLMNTKAETSDLKWTTYSRSRSEWEEISGLDEENNSVRTYQICQADGSSSHWLRSKLIERRGASQVYVELRFTMIECSSRNTHHRSCKETFNLYYYQSDTDDATATYPAWMENPYVKVDTVAADFLLRKGGEKKFNVKTLRLGPLTERGFYLAFQAQGACMALLSVRVFFKKCPALTRSLSVFPETLPRSLVQEAAGQCVANAAQPGTNPRPPKMFCGEDGQWVDQPTTTCTCLPGYEASVGDLECRACPAGHFKMGSGSGPCSACPDSSHTGETGSASCVCRPGYHRAPTDSPDTPCTRPPSSPRSLVPQVNDTSVTLEWSEPLESGGRSDLAYSVECRMCPTPGSPCTPCRDGVTYRPSQSGILTRRVSIWGLRPHTSYSFKVMALNGVSTLSAMEAEGETINVTTSPNVPVVVAGLRKSTATESSLTLYWATPTQSHYSIQQYQLRYCEKERGSEENSCHYMESDSNQVVLSNLRRATQYEVQVRARTFAGYGSFGQAVVFRTLPDEDASSSPLLVTGVLIAMGMLLLIIVIGVAIYCIRKQNHSKDLELSDKNGQYLMGQGVKVYIDPFTYEDPNEAVREFAKEIDVSFVKIEEVIGAGEFGEVCRGRLRIPGKKENYVAIKTLKGGYTDKQRRDFLSEASIMGQFQHPNIIHLEGIITASCPVMILTEFMENGALDSFLRLNDGQFTPIQLVGMLRGIASGMKYLSEMSYVHRDLAARNILVNSNLVCKVSDFGLSRFLQENSSDPTYTSSLGGKIPIRWTAPEAIAFRKFTSASDVWSYGIVMWEVMSFGERPYWDMSNQDVINAIEQDYRLPPPPDCPTYLHQLMLDCWQKERTARPRFANIVSALDKLIRNPASLKITAQEGAGPSHPLLDQRSPLTPSSCGTVGDWLRAVKMERYEESFLQAGYTSMQLLAHITTEDLLRLGVTLAGHQKKILSSIEALGIQNKTPGNVLY; via the exons ATGGAGCTTTTCTCCAGGAATGCGGCCGGACTTTGGATTATCCTGTTGGAGTGTCTGTTCAATACACTGGCGGAGGAAG AGGTCCTGATGAACACCAAGGCGGAGACGTCGGATCTCAAGTGGACAACGTACTCTCGATCCAGATCCGAG TGGGAGGAAATAAGCGGTCTAGACGAGGAGAACAACAGTGTCAGGACCTATCAGATCTGTCAGGCCGACGGCTCGAGCAGTCATTGGCTGCGCAGTAAGCTGATCGAGCGGCGCGGGGCGTCGCAGGTGTACGTTGAGCTGCGCTTCACCATGATCGAGTGCTCGTCGAGAAACACGCACCACCGATCCTGCAAAGAAACCTTCAACCTCTACTACTACCAGAGTGACACGGACGACGCCACGGCAACTTACCCTGCGTGGATGGAGAACCCATACGTCAAG GTTGACACCGTGGCTGCCGACTTCCTGCTCCGTAAAGGTGGAGAGAAGAAGTTTAACGTGAAAACGCTGCGTTTGGGACCCCTGACCGAACGCGGGTTCTACTTGGCGTTCCAGGCCCAGGGAGCGTGCATGGCCCTTCTGTCTGTACGTGTTTTCTTTAAGAAGTGTCCGGCCCTCACACGCTCACTGTCCGTCTTCCCGGAGACGCTCCCACGCTCGCTGGTCCAGGAGGCGGCGGGTCAGTGCGTGGCGAACGCAGCTCAACCTGGCACCAATCCCAGACCGCCGAAGATGTTCTGCGGAGAAGATGGACAGTGGGTAGACCAGCCCACCACAACCTGCACTTGCCTGCCGGGATACGAGGCCAGCGTCGGAGATCTGGAGTGTAGAG cGTGTCCCGCGGGTCATTTTAAGATGGGTTCAGGTTCTGGCCCGTGTTCTGCGTGTCCTGATTCCAGTCACACAGGAGAGACGGGTTCCGCCTCATGCGTGTGTCGCCCCGGTTACCATCGGGCCCCCACCGACAGCCCTGATACACCCTGCACAC GTCCACCCTCGTCTCCCCGCAGCCTCGTTCCTCAGGTCAACGACACGTCTGTCACTCTGGAGTGGAGCGAACCGTTAGAGAGCGGGGGCCGTTCTGACCTCGCGTACAGCGTGGAGTGCCGCATGTGCCCGACCCCTGGGAGCCCGTGCACGCCCTGCAGAGACGGCGTCACCTATCGGCCGTCACAGAGCGGGATACTCACCCGGCGCGTCAGCATCTGGGGTCTCCGACCTCACACCTCCTACAGCTTTAAAGTGATGGCTCTCAATGGGGTCTCCACTCTGAGTGCTATGGAGGCGGAGGGGGAGAccatcaacgtcaccaccagtCCCAACG TTCCTGTCGTGGTGGCTGGATTGAGAAAGAGCACAGCAACAGAATCCAGTTTAACGCTGTACTGGGCCACACCGACCCAATCCCACTATAGCATCCAGCAATACCAGCTACGCTACTGTGAAAAG GAGCGTGGCTCTGAAGAGAACTCCTGTCATTACATGGAAAGCGACAGCAATCAAGTCGTGTTGAGCAACCTGCGGAGAGCGACACAGTACGAGGTGCAAGTCCGAGCTCGCACCTTCGCCGGCTACGGCAGCTTCGGTCAAGCTGTGGTCTTTCGTACACTGCCTGATG AAGACGCTTCATCCTCTCCTCTGCTTGTCACCGGGGTCCTTATAGCCATGGGGATGTTGCTGCTCATAATCGTCATTGGTGTCGCCATCTACTGTATCAG GAAGCAAAATCACTCCAAAGATCTTGAACTCAGTGACAAAAATGGCCAGTACCTCATGGGTCAAG GCGTGAAAGTCTACATTGACCCATTCACTTACGAAGACCCTAATGAGGCGGTGAGGGAGTTCGCCAAAGAGATCGATGTCTCGTTTGTCAAAATCGAGGAGGTTATTGGGGCAG GCGAGTTTGGCGAGGTGTGCCGAGGACGCCTGAGGATTCCCGGTAAGAAAGAGAACTACGTGGCCATCAAGACCCTTAAAGGTGGATACACAGACAAGCAAAGGCGGGACTTCCTGTCAGAAGCGTCAATCATGGGCCAGTTCCAGCACCCCAACATCATCCACCTGGAGGGCATTATAACAGCCAGCTGTCCCGTCATGATCCTCACCGAGTTCATGGAGAACGGAGCTCTGGATTCTTTCTTAAGA CTAAACGACGGCCAGTTCACTCCGATCCAGCTAGTCGGTATGCTGCGTGGTATTGCATCCGGGATGAAGTATCTGTCAGAGATGAGCTACGTACATCGCGATCTGGCGGCACGTAACATTCTAGTCAACAGTAATCTGGTGTGCAAGGTGTCCGACTTCGGCCTGTCGAGATTCCTACAAGAGAATTCATCCGACCCAACGTACACCAGCTCACTG GGTGGTAAAATTCCAATCCGCTGGACCGCACCCGAAGCCATCGCCTTCCGCAAATTTACCTCCGCATCGGACGTCTGGAGTTACGGGATTGTCATGTGGGAAGTGATGTCATTTGGAGAGAGACCCTACTGGGACATGAGCAACCAAGAT GTGATCAATGCCATTGAGCAGGATTACCGGCTGCCCCCGCCCCCCGATTGCCCCACATACCTGCACCAACTGATGTTAGACTGCTGGCAGAAAGAGAGGACGGCACGGCCGCGTTTCGCTAACATCGTCTCGGCACTCGACAAGCTCATTCGCAATCCAGCATCACTTAAAATCACCGCCCAAGAAGGGGCAGG cCCCTCTCACCCTCTGTTAGATCAGCGCTCACCCCTAACGCCCTCCTCCTGTGGGACGGTGGGTGACTGGCTCAGGGCCGTAAAGATGGAGCGCTACGAGGAAAGTTTTCTTCAGGCTGGATACACGTCCATGCAGCTGCTCGCTCACATCACCACAGA ggaTCTTCTGCGTTTGGGAGTAACTCTGGCCGGTCATCAGAAGAAGATTCTGTCTAGCATCGAAGCTCTCGGGATTCAGAACAAAACTCCAGGGAACGTGTTGTATTGA